One window from the genome of Elaeis guineensis isolate ETL-2024a chromosome 5, EG11, whole genome shotgun sequence encodes:
- the LOC105045040 gene encoding uncharacterized protein isoform X2 gives MWKLNKSIAKELLPTQPVDFLIEPWWGVCLVNFTLEEFKKLTEEEMATIDKVCKEEANSFVLFDPDILRGLYRRGLIYFDVPVYPDDRFKVSRLEGFVSNKEQSYEDPIEELLYAVFVVSSENATVAELAATLQADLSQLQAAASFACRLGWALKLIDPESILQDSIIPGSPSNILSDDEDGSNASISSEKSAQQVHGPGTEKPRPVSNNAHVAFVVDANITSYLMMGSLSPGLKSHAVTLYEAGKLGDSCIAELCRDLATLEGKKFEGELQEFANHAYSLRCILECLQSGGVATNEVVGKASDQVDVELSSNEATSLTVDRYTIENSGDSDINESKTLYNDNMELPQLDCSANESNATEVPPDSFSTTSTESNTLTPNNDLQNGQNIMLLEDPNAEKTILKRKRKYRVDILRCESLAALPPATLERLLLRDYDIIVSMVPLPSSSVLPGPSGPIHFGPPSYSSMTPWMKLVLYTSMSSGPLSVVLMKGQRLRLVPAPLASCEKALIWSWDGSVIGGLGGKFEGNLVNGNVLLHCLNSMLQHSAVLVQPLSGYDLNKSGRIVTVDIALPLKNSDGSLPPIGSELGLSMEESANLNSLLDDLSRKVELCTVGYIRLLRLKKESESDMFLPDNEKYEWVPLSLEFGVPLFNPKLCSRICERVVSSHLLQTDSLNEHHDAMQSLRKRLREICSEYQATGPTAKLFYRTEHVRESPRSLINYASGRWSPLDPSTPISGASSDHQRLKLANRQRCRTEVLSFDGNILRSYALSPVYEAATRPIEESTSTNAVKLESDDTDGREVVQPGVNLLFDGSQLHPFDIGACLQARQPISLIAEASAASASLYATRAS, from the exons ATGTGGAAGCTGAACAAGTCGATTGCAAAAGAATTACTTCCCACACAACCTGTGGACTTCTTAATTGAACCATGGTGGGGAGTTTGCCTTGTTAATTTTACACTAGAAGAATTTAAG aAACTCACAGAAGAAGAAATGGCAACAATAGATAAAGTCTGTAAGGAGGAAGCAAATTCATTTGTTCTCTTTGATCCTGACATCTTAAGAGGTCTTTATAGAAGGGGATTAATCTACTTTGATGTCCCTGTGTATCCTGATGATCGTTTTAAAG TTTCCAGGCTGGAAGGTTTTGTTTCTAACAAAGAGCAGTCATATGAAGATCCTATTGAAGA GCTATTATATGCTGTTTTTGTTGTCTCGAGTGAGAATGCCACTGTTGCTGAATTGGCTGCAACATTGCAGGCTGATCTTTCTCAGCTACAGGCTGCTGCATCATTTGCTTGCCGACTGGGCTGGGCTTTAAAGCTTATAGACCCAGAATCTATTCTTCAAGATTCAATAATACCTGGCTCTCCTAGTAATATACTCAGCGATGATGAAGATGGTTCAAATGCTAGTATCAGCTCAGAAAAATCTGCTCAACAAGTTCATGGTCCAGGAACAGAAAAACCTAGGCCAGTTTCCAATAATGCTCATGTTGCTTTTGTTGTGGATGCTAATATAACTTCATATCTAATGATGGGTTCTCTTTCACCAG GACTGAAGTCTCATGCTGTGACACTCTATGAAGCAGGAAAACTTGGTGATTCTTGTATTGCAGAACTTTGCAGGGATCTTGCTACTTTAGAAGGAAAAAAGTTTGAGGGTGAATTGCAAGAATTTGCTAACCATGCATATAGTCTTCGATGTATTCTGGAGTGCCTGCAATCTGGTGGAGTGGCTACTAATGAAGTGGTTGGTAAAGCTAGTGATCAAGTTGATGTGGAGCTTTCTTCTAATGAGGCTACTTCCCTTACAGTTGATAGATATACCATTGAGAACTCTGGTGATTCTGACATTAATGAATCAAAGACACTCTACAATGATAATATGGAACTGCCTCAACTTGATTGCTCTGCAAATGAATCCAATGCTACAGAGGTTCCTCCTGATTCATTTTCAACCACTTCAACTGAAAGTAATACTCTCACACCAAACAACGATTTGCAGAATGGTCAGAACATAATGTTGTTAGAGGACCCAAATGCTGAAAAAACAATTCtgaagagaaaaaggaaatacCGAGTTGATATCCTTCGTTGTGAAAGCTTGGCTGCTCTTCCACCAGCAACACTAGAGCGCTTACTTCTTAGGGACTATGACATTATTGTATCCATGGTTCCACTTCCTTCTTCATCAGTCTTACCTGGACCTTCAGGTCCCATCCATTTTGGaccaccttcttattcttctatgACACCATGGATGAAGCTAGTACTATATACAAGTATGTCTAGTGGACCACTTTCAGTTGTTCTAATGAAAGGACAGCGTCTACGATTGGTTCCTGCACCATTAGCAAGCTGCGAAAAGGCCCTGATATGGTCTTGGGATGGATCTGTAATAGGCGGACTAGGAGGCAAGTTTGAAGGGAATTTGGTTAATGGAAATGTACTTCTACACTGTTTAAACTCAATGCTCCAGCATTCAGCCGTGCTGGTGCAACCTCTGAGTGGATATGATCTTAATAAGTCTGGAAGAATTGTGACAGTGGATATTGCACTACCCCTTAAGAATTCTGATGGATCACTTCCACCCATAGGATCGGAGTTGGGATTGTCCATGGAAGAAAGTGCCAATTTAAATTCATTATTAGATGATCTCTCAAGGAAAGTTGAGTTATGTACTGTAGGATATATTCGCCTTTTAAGACTTAAGAAAGAAAGTGAATCTGACATGTTTCTCCCTGATAATGAAAAATATGAATGGGTTCCATTAAGCTTGGAATTTGGAGTCCCCCTGTTCAATCCAAAATTATGTAGTAGAATATGTGAAAGGGTGGTTTCATCTCATTTACTACAAACAGACTCACTTAATGAACATCATGATGCAATGCAGAGTTTAAGAAAGAGGTTACGTGAAATTTGTTCTGAATACCAAGCAACCGGTCCTACTGCAAAGCTCTTTTACCGCACAGAACATGTAAGGGAGTCACCCCGCTCTTTGATCAACTATGCTAGTGGAAGGTGGAGTCCACTGGATCCTTCAACACCAATCTCTGGAGCCTCCAGTGATCACCAGAGGCTCAAGCTTGCTAATCGACAGCGATGCCGGACTGAAGTTCTAAGTTTTGATGGGAACATTCTCAG GTCGTATGCACTAAGTCCTGTGTATGAGGCTGCCACCAGGCCTATTGAAGAATCAACTTCCACAAATGCAGTAAAGCTTGAATCAGATGATACAGATGGTAGAGAAGTAGTCCAGCCAGGTGTCAATCTATTATTTGATGGATCACAGTTGCACCCATTTGATATAGGTGCTTGTTTGCAAGCCCGTCAACCCATTTCATTAATAGCAGAGGCTTCAGCTGCATCTGCCTCTTTGTATGCAACCAGAGCTTCATGA